The Mycolicibacterium fluoranthenivorans genome has a window encoding:
- a CDS encoding adenylate/guanylate cyclase domain-containing protein: MTSTAVAWVVVGLAFVGLITLTVLLIVTHSKLTSTRSELDRLRRESPRRRRPRGLAPVAIKTVWQAADSLINKGVRATVRNSIEDLAGWAQVERPDLARLTADGQAVIVFSDIEGSTELNDVLGDREWVKLLERHNKLFYKQVEKFGGHVVKTQGDGFMIVFADARQAARCGLGVQQALNADPQRWDDIRVRIGIHMGTSVRRGDDLFGRNVAMAARVAALADGGEVLISEPVREAVGKLPGAEFGPPREVELKGLQGSHTVYAVSASDSPALESAEEQSGRA, translated from the coding sequence GTGACGTCAACCGCCGTAGCCTGGGTCGTCGTCGGGTTGGCCTTCGTCGGCCTGATCACCCTCACCGTGCTGCTGATCGTGACGCACAGCAAGCTGACGAGCACGCGAAGCGAACTCGATCGACTTCGGCGCGAGAGTCCCCGCCGGCGCCGGCCTCGCGGACTGGCACCCGTCGCGATCAAGACCGTCTGGCAGGCAGCGGACTCACTGATCAACAAGGGCGTCCGCGCCACCGTCCGAAATTCGATCGAGGATCTGGCGGGCTGGGCCCAGGTGGAACGTCCCGACCTGGCCCGCCTGACCGCCGACGGCCAGGCCGTCATCGTGTTCTCCGATATCGAGGGCTCGACCGAACTGAACGACGTCCTGGGCGACCGCGAATGGGTGAAACTGCTTGAGCGCCACAACAAGCTCTTCTACAAGCAGGTCGAGAAATTCGGCGGACACGTGGTCAAGACCCAGGGCGACGGGTTCATGATCGTCTTCGCAGATGCGCGTCAGGCCGCCCGCTGCGGCCTCGGCGTCCAGCAGGCGCTGAATGCCGATCCGCAACGCTGGGACGACATTCGCGTGCGGATCGGCATCCACATGGGCACCTCGGTGCGTCGTGGTGACGACCTGTTCGGACGCAACGTCGCCATGGCGGCGCGGGTGGCCGCGCTGGCCGACGGCGGTGAGGTGCTCATCAGTGAACCGGTACGCGAAGCGGTCGGCAAGCTGCCGGGTGCCGAGTTCGGGCCCCCACGTGAGGTCGAACTGAAGGGCCTGCAGGGCAGCCACACCGTGTACGCGGTGTCTGCGAGCGACTCCCCTGCGCTGGAGAGCGCCGAGGAGCAGTCGGGACGGGCGTAG
- a CDS encoding cytochrome P450 — protein MTTGKVDGLTPEYVHFDPFSDEFFNDPFATYRQLRDRAPVYHSTQYDFWALSRYEDVADAMRDHETYSSTKGVTLDHFIDPDAMIPEGVIIMMDPPTHTRMRSLVNKVFTPRSIAKLEPMIRSIIESAAKTVDVASFDVVEDFSARFPVEIITTMLGVPPEGRQQIRHWLDALLEREPGNISTTPAGRKAAITMWKYYYDLVGKKRANPQDDMMTRLTEVEVEREDGTTTRLDDVEIAAFASLLGGAGAETVTKLIASAAVVFAHNREQWQELRRDRSLVPAAFEELLRYEGPSQYDIRWSNVDVELHGEVIPKHKPVMLINGSATRDERKFADPDRFDIHRGHSGHNLGFGYGIHSCLGAALARMEGRIAIDVMLDLIPEYEIDVAGLERVKMPNVFGWGRVPVHARHVSGGLNQPRKGMD, from the coding sequence GTGACAACAGGAAAGGTGGACGGTTTGACTCCCGAATACGTGCACTTCGATCCGTTCTCGGATGAGTTCTTCAACGATCCCTTTGCGACTTACCGCCAGCTGCGTGACCGGGCTCCGGTCTACCACAGCACCCAGTATGACTTCTGGGCCCTGTCGCGCTATGAGGATGTCGCGGACGCCATGCGCGACCACGAGACATACTCGTCGACCAAGGGCGTGACCCTCGACCATTTCATCGATCCGGACGCGATGATTCCCGAGGGCGTGATCATCATGATGGATCCCCCGACGCACACGCGCATGCGGTCGTTGGTGAACAAAGTGTTCACCCCCCGATCGATAGCCAAGCTCGAGCCCATGATCCGGAGCATCATCGAGTCGGCCGCCAAGACGGTCGACGTGGCGTCTTTTGATGTGGTCGAGGACTTCTCCGCGCGGTTCCCGGTGGAGATCATCACCACGATGCTCGGGGTGCCACCCGAGGGGCGCCAGCAGATACGGCACTGGCTCGACGCGCTCTTGGAACGAGAACCGGGGAACATCAGCACAACACCGGCCGGGCGAAAAGCGGCGATAACCATGTGGAAGTACTACTACGATCTTGTCGGCAAGAAACGTGCCAATCCGCAGGACGACATGATGACTCGGCTGACCGAGGTCGAGGTCGAACGCGAAGACGGCACCACCACCCGCCTCGACGACGTGGAGATCGCCGCCTTCGCATCTCTGCTCGGGGGTGCCGGCGCCGAGACTGTGACCAAACTGATCGCGAGTGCCGCCGTCGTATTCGCACACAATCGCGAGCAATGGCAAGAGCTCCGGCGCGATAGAAGTCTCGTCCCTGCCGCGTTCGAAGAGCTGCTGCGCTACGAGGGTCCGTCGCAGTACGACATCCGTTGGAGCAACGTCGATGTCGAGCTGCACGGCGAAGTGATACCCAAACACAAGCCGGTCATGCTCATCAATGGTTCAGCTACCAGGGATGAGCGCAAATTCGCAGATCCGGATCGCTTCGACATCCATCGGGGACATTCCGGTCACAACCTGGGATTCGGCTACGGCATACATAGCTGTTTGGGGGCGGCCCTGGCCCGCATGGAGGGCCGCATTGCCATCGACGTCATGCTGGATCTCATCCCGGAGTATGAGATCGACGTCGCGGGCCTCGAACGGGTCAAGATGCCCAATGTATTCGGCTGGGGGCGCGTGCCGGTCCACGCGCGACACGTCAGCGGCGGGCTAAATCAGCCAAGAAAAGGAATGGATTGA
- a CDS encoding alpha/beta hydrolase, with protein MTTITAREQDEIDRANRSGAQPVVFVHGLWLLPDSWDDWRALFEEQAFVTLAPGWPDDPATTADARRDPSVFAGKGVAEITDHYADVIRALDRKPIIIGHSFGGLIAQKLAGLGLAKAAVAIDPAPFRGVLPLPLSALRSAFPVLSNPLNHGRAVGLTPKQFRYGFGNAISEEESQRLYDRYSVAGPGRPLFQAAVANFNPASATKVNTRNPERGPLLVISGELDHTVPSAVAKASYKQYKKNPNVTEFVEFAGRGHSWWSTTAGVRWPTRH; from the coding sequence ATGACCACCATCACCGCACGCGAGCAGGACGAGATCGACCGCGCGAATCGCTCGGGTGCACAGCCCGTCGTGTTCGTCCACGGCCTGTGGCTGTTGCCCGACAGCTGGGACGACTGGCGAGCCCTGTTCGAAGAGCAGGCTTTCGTGACGCTGGCCCCGGGCTGGCCCGACGATCCGGCCACCACCGCCGATGCGCGCCGTGATCCGTCGGTGTTCGCCGGGAAGGGGGTTGCCGAGATCACCGATCACTACGCCGACGTGATCCGCGCCCTGGATCGCAAGCCCATCATCATCGGGCACTCCTTCGGCGGCCTGATCGCCCAGAAGCTCGCCGGCCTCGGCCTGGCCAAGGCTGCTGTGGCCATCGACCCTGCGCCGTTCCGCGGGGTACTTCCCCTGCCGTTGTCGGCGTTGCGCTCGGCGTTCCCTGTGCTGAGTAACCCGCTGAACCATGGCCGGGCGGTGGGGCTGACGCCCAAGCAGTTCCGGTACGGGTTCGGCAACGCAATATCCGAGGAGGAGTCGCAGCGGCTGTATGACCGGTATTCGGTCGCCGGCCCGGGTCGCCCCCTGTTCCAGGCGGCCGTCGCCAATTTCAACCCGGCCTCGGCCACCAAAGTCAACACCAGGAACCCTGAGCGGGGGCCGCTGTTGGTCATCTCCGGCGAGTTGGATCACACCGTTCCGTCGGCGGTCGCGAAGGCCTCCTACAAGCAGTACAAGAAGAACCCCAACGTGACCGAATTCGTCGAATTCGCCGGTCGCGGACATTCCTGGTGGTCGACAACGGCTGGCGTGAGGTGGCCGACGCGGCACTGA
- a CDS encoding BlaI/MecI/CopY family transcriptional regulator, producing MRRDPGDLEDAVIAVLAGGEAMTVAEVRAELGSRLAYTTVMTVLTRLAGKGTVTRDRDGRSHRYTLAAAPGDLPALQAALRMRRELDGGHARADVLSSFVASLSSEDEELLREVLSRHEIDGGGR from the coding sequence GTGCGCAGAGACCCGGGTGACTTAGAAGACGCTGTCATCGCCGTACTCGCCGGCGGCGAGGCCATGACGGTGGCCGAGGTGCGCGCCGAGTTGGGGTCGCGTCTGGCGTACACCACGGTGATGACGGTGCTGACCAGACTTGCCGGCAAGGGCACCGTCACCCGGGACCGTGACGGCCGCTCGCACCGGTACACGCTGGCCGCCGCGCCGGGCGACCTCCCGGCGTTGCAGGCTGCCCTGCGGATGCGTCGTGAGCTCGACGGCGGGCATGCCCGGGCCGACGTGCTGAGCAGCTTCGTCGCAAGCTTGTCCTCCGAGGACGAGGAGCTCCTTCGAGAAGTGCTGTCACGTCATGAGATCGACGGTGGCGGCCGGTGA
- a CDS encoding YidH family protein yields the protein MTDHPPDPNTRLAAERTRLALERTLMAWTRTSTSLIAFGFTIYQIFQYLADSGRLREPFVSPQVVGVAMILVGLTALILGWVQHRQEMRALSSDFGPMRYSIASVVAALIAGLGLIALLGVTLRM from the coding sequence ATGACCGATCACCCGCCGGACCCCAATACCCGGCTCGCCGCTGAGCGAACCCGGTTGGCACTGGAACGGACCTTGATGGCGTGGACGCGCACCAGTACCTCGCTGATCGCCTTCGGCTTCACCATCTATCAGATCTTCCAGTATCTCGCCGACAGCGGCCGGCTGCGCGAACCCTTCGTCAGCCCCCAGGTCGTCGGGGTGGCCATGATCTTGGTCGGGCTGACCGCGCTGATCCTGGGCTGGGTTCAGCATCGACAGGAAATGCGGGCACTCTCTTCGGATTTCGGTCCGATGCGCTACTCGATCGCCTCGGTCGTCGCTGCCCTGATCGCCGGCCTCGGCCTCATCGCTCTGCTCGGTGTGACACTTCGGATGTAG
- a CDS encoding phospholipase D-like domain-containing protein — translation MTFTAYTGDAKSLLAFNVKTEKARKNLGGFSIQVHPPGAAHPYYVTNNLRLRESPAHTRVPGEDPFSSANAPIHKFRWVHVPGLVHQGGQPAFGTYTYVVTPRYFTDAGALTALDPDASLSLQVPVGPFVKGGLTVAFTRGYVQSQAFVRHFGDDVHIQPPGAPLTFDISQTAGTNNDGHTYTYAQEYDWLGFTARRALLDLLDQVVADPTLTLDVFAYDLDEPSVVAALLTLGEQNRVRIILDNAALHTGTADKPSPEDAFTTAFQAHAEDPDTIKRKKFRRYAHDKVFIVSDEQGARTVLTGSTNFSVTGVYVNANHVLVFDDRNVADIYSGVFNQSWDTDTAPKPFAESTWGNQSFVWGDAAGPVPATTATFSPHAGPFADEILQGIVDRIDAEAAVAAPTIGSVFFAVMQISGRGSHRVYDALNELHVNRDIFSFGISDAPKGVTLYGVGEQGGVLVTGKPGQTALPAPFHQVPGIRFHEIHHKYVVCGFNGEAPTVYCGSSNLAEGGERDNGDNLLAIRDADVATAFVIETLLLVDHYDFLDRLAKKAKVTPAIAPANKQAAAVAAGWYLSTTDGWTDKYFNTHNLHCTDRRLFGR, via the coding sequence ATGACGTTTACCGCGTACACGGGAGATGCGAAGTCTCTGCTGGCGTTCAACGTGAAAACCGAGAAAGCCCGAAAGAACCTGGGCGGCTTCAGCATCCAGGTACATCCGCCCGGAGCTGCGCATCCCTACTACGTGACCAACAATCTGCGGCTGCGCGAATCGCCCGCGCACACCCGAGTTCCCGGTGAGGATCCGTTCTCCAGTGCCAACGCCCCGATCCACAAGTTCCGCTGGGTCCATGTCCCCGGCTTGGTACATCAGGGCGGTCAGCCGGCCTTCGGCACGTACACCTACGTGGTGACCCCCCGCTATTTCACCGACGCCGGCGCGCTGACCGCGCTGGACCCCGACGCCAGCCTCTCACTGCAGGTACCGGTCGGCCCCTTCGTCAAGGGCGGCCTCACGGTGGCATTCACCCGCGGTTACGTCCAGTCGCAGGCGTTCGTCCGGCACTTCGGCGACGACGTCCACATCCAGCCGCCCGGCGCTCCGCTGACCTTCGACATCTCGCAGACCGCCGGAACCAACAACGACGGCCACACCTACACCTACGCGCAGGAATACGACTGGCTCGGCTTCACCGCCCGACGTGCCCTACTGGACCTGCTCGACCAGGTGGTTGCCGATCCGACCCTGACGCTCGACGTGTTCGCCTACGACCTTGACGAGCCGTCCGTCGTGGCGGCGTTGCTGACGCTGGGCGAGCAGAACCGCGTGCGCATCATCCTGGACAACGCGGCCCTGCACACCGGCACAGCCGACAAACCTTCGCCAGAGGACGCCTTCACCACGGCGTTCCAAGCCCACGCCGAAGACCCCGACACCATCAAGCGAAAGAAGTTCAGGCGCTACGCCCACGACAAGGTCTTCATCGTCTCCGACGAGCAGGGTGCGCGCACCGTGCTGACCGGGTCGACGAACTTCTCCGTCACCGGTGTCTACGTCAACGCCAACCACGTGCTGGTGTTCGACGACCGCAACGTCGCCGACATCTACTCCGGTGTGTTCAACCAATCCTGGGATACCGACACTGCTCCTAAGCCGTTCGCCGAATCCACTTGGGGCAACCAGTCATTCGTCTGGGGCGACGCGGCCGGCCCGGTCCCGGCGACGACGGCGACGTTCTCCCCGCACGCCGGGCCTTTCGCCGATGAGATCCTGCAGGGCATCGTCGACCGCATCGACGCCGAGGCGGCAGTCGCCGCGCCGACGATCGGGTCGGTGTTCTTCGCGGTGATGCAGATCAGTGGTCGCGGGAGCCACCGCGTGTACGACGCGCTCAACGAACTGCATGTCAACCGCGACATCTTCAGCTTCGGGATCTCGGACGCACCCAAGGGCGTCACGCTCTACGGCGTGGGTGAACAAGGTGGGGTGCTGGTCACGGGGAAACCGGGCCAGACTGCACTGCCGGCGCCGTTTCATCAGGTGCCGGGTATCAGGTTCCACGAGATCCATCACAAGTACGTGGTGTGCGGCTTCAACGGCGAGGCGCCCACGGTCTACTGCGGGTCGTCGAACCTGGCCGAAGGCGGCGAACGTGACAACGGCGACAACCTGCTCGCCATCCGTGATGCCGACGTGGCCACCGCGTTTGTCATCGAAACCTTGCTCCTGGTCGACCACTACGACTTCCTCGACAGGCTGGCCAAGAAGGCGAAGGTCACACCCGCCATCGCCCCGGCCAACAAGCAGGCCGCCGCGGTTGCGGCCGGCTGGTACCTGTCCACGACCGACGGCTGGACCGACAAGTACTTCAACACTCACAACCTGCACTGCACCGATCGCCGCCTATTCGGCCGCTGA
- a CDS encoding TetR/AcrR family transcriptional regulator: METSAPVSEARERLLRTATDLFYREGIHSVGVDRILAEAGVTRATMYRHFKGKEDLVEAYLAAEDQTIRGYFAAAESAGGDADMLELVIDGIADDITRYHTRGCPFINAAAEYPDPGSRIRRLIAEHRGWFRGALEEAAAGHDNPAEIASSLALLRDAALVGGYLDGVAHTKPAFTRTARQAAGLPPEPRLPQV, from the coding sequence ATGGAAACCAGTGCGCCGGTGTCGGAGGCCCGTGAGCGGCTTCTGCGCACCGCAACCGACCTCTTCTACCGCGAGGGAATCCATTCCGTCGGCGTCGACCGCATCCTGGCCGAGGCCGGTGTCACCCGCGCCACCATGTACCGGCATTTCAAAGGCAAAGAGGACCTCGTCGAGGCGTACCTGGCGGCCGAGGACCAGACCATTCGCGGTTACTTCGCCGCCGCCGAGTCCGCCGGTGGCGACGCCGACATGCTGGAGCTGGTCATCGACGGTATCGCCGACGACATCACTCGGTATCACACCCGCGGATGCCCGTTCATCAACGCGGCGGCGGAGTACCCCGACCCGGGCAGCCGTATCCGGCGGCTCATCGCCGAACACCGCGGCTGGTTTCGCGGCGCCCTCGAGGAGGCCGCCGCCGGGCACGACAACCCTGCGGAGATCGCCTCGTCGCTGGCCTTGCTGCGCGACGCCGCACTGGTCGGGGGCTATCTGGATGGGGTCGCGCATACCAAACCCGCGTTCACGCGTACTGCCAGGCAGGCGGCGGGGCTACCACCGGAACCCCGGTTACCTCAGGTGTAG
- a CDS encoding helix-turn-helix domain-containing protein, translated as MRGAHSAPTDRVLDIVELLGRRADRGMRFSDVVRELDLSQATAHSILKTLCDRGWATRDPVSKEFTLGVTLALIAERLATTRPLSARAREGIHRLATSTGMPASVVERSGDDLVITAFENPDGFPESILPHERIPYAPPFGIACAAWDVPSEQDSWVRRGAGGDASLAERLQTVLAQTRERGYDVDWMSPELAQAARAIGRLSGKTVPRNLRSVIDQLRVEFISANLLPADSPDGAHPVATISAPVLDESDHVRLILAIHPLRTMTMSEIRSAAEPLLIEVTQLSN; from the coding sequence GTGCGCGGAGCGCATTCAGCACCGACCGATCGAGTTCTCGACATCGTCGAACTGCTCGGCAGACGGGCTGATCGGGGAATGCGGTTCTCGGATGTGGTGCGCGAGCTCGACTTGTCCCAGGCAACCGCGCATTCCATCCTCAAAACACTGTGCGATCGCGGCTGGGCCACCCGGGATCCCGTTTCCAAAGAGTTCACCCTGGGAGTCACCTTGGCCCTCATCGCGGAAAGACTCGCCACTACGCGCCCGCTTTCCGCCCGCGCGCGCGAGGGCATCCATCGCCTGGCCACGTCGACAGGGATGCCGGCCTCCGTAGTCGAGCGCTCCGGCGATGATCTGGTGATCACTGCATTCGAAAACCCTGATGGCTTCCCTGAGTCCATTCTCCCGCACGAGCGGATCCCCTATGCACCGCCATTCGGGATCGCCTGCGCCGCATGGGATGTACCGAGCGAACAGGATTCGTGGGTACGGCGCGGGGCAGGCGGAGACGCGTCACTAGCCGAGCGCCTGCAGACCGTGTTGGCCCAGACCCGCGAGCGCGGTTATGACGTCGACTGGATGAGTCCGGAGCTGGCGCAAGCGGCCCGTGCGATCGGAAGGTTGTCTGGCAAGACAGTTCCCCGCAATCTGCGCTCGGTCATCGATCAACTGCGCGTCGAGTTCATTTCGGCCAACCTGCTGCCCGCCGACAGCCCAGACGGTGCTCACCCGGTCGCCACCATCTCCGCGCCCGTCTTGGACGAGAGCGATCACGTGCGGCTTATTCTCGCGATCCATCCGCTGCGGACCATGACGATGAGCGAAATCCGTTCTGCGGCAGAACCGCTCTTAATCGAGGTTACCCAACTGAGTAACTGA